taaaatgaatgtgtaaaaCGTTAGGAACTGCTTATTTATGCGTATAATGAAGATGGACAAATTAGCTTGAGAAAGATTTTTTACGCTACATTGAAACTTTGtcaacaaaaacaggacacgagccttgtttatacGACAAAGAGCcgtgtatcttgcttataattgaACGACTGACTCtccaattttatttgatcataagAGATGCATCCCTAAAGGTCTTGCGCAAGGAAATATCCAATAAACTGTAGTTCCATAGTTAAGAAAAATAGTAgttccatttacatgtatatagagacaatttcttttctttcttccttttttggcaCCTTATTTTAGGTCTACAGTATTGATTTTGGACTCAGTGACTAGGAGAAATATTACTTTAGTGGAATTGTCACACTGATTTCaatggaactattttttttagatgcgcataatgcaacttcctggatggtgcTGAGTCAGTTTGTCAACATGTGAAACCCACGTGTATTGGGGGTAGGTATGTTTACTCtcaattatctctcttagaaGCCGCACAAGGCGTAATTTTTCTGATctaaaatttttcttgaagcatTTATCTATGAATTCTCTTTCATGGATAACTGGTATATGCCGAGAGTATAGTTAATCAACTAACTTAATTAAAGCTATATAGTAACATATAGTGAAATAAATTCCCTGTGTGAGACCTAAACctaaaaaaaccccagaaaataagaattgaccaaaattgtgTCCATGCCCATTTAACAGGGTCAAACATGAGGTTATCTCTTGTTGTTGAACCCAGATTCGTTAAACCTCAAACAAGCCAACACGCTTGAAATTTTCTAGACTTTTATCTGGACTTTGTATGGAGTATACTTTTACATGAGATTGTAATGTATCGGCACCGAGAGAGTCTGATTCCAACTGACGATGGACAACCGGGACTTTCCATTCAATGTATCCATGGCATTATATTTGATGGCCATCAAAGAAGTCATGAAGGCGACGAGTAAATACGATGTAGAGTATAATGACTACAATGTGGATCTCCTCCCTCGTCAATTGGTTCTCTCCATGTAGAGTTCAATGACTACAATGTGGATCTCCTCCCTCGTCAGTTGGTTCTCTCCATAAAGAGATCAATGACTACAATGTGGATCTCCTCCCTCGTCAGTTGGTTCTCTCCATAAAGAGATCAATGACTACAATGTGGATCTCCCCCTCGTCAGTTGGTTCTCTCCATGTAGAGTTCAATGACTACAATGTGGATCTCCCCCTCGTCAGTTGGTTCTCTCCATATAGAGTTCAATGACTACAATGTGGATCTCTCCTCGTCAGTTGGTTCTCTCTATGTAGAGTTCAATGACTACAATGTGGATCTCCTCCCTCGTCAGTTGGTTCTCTCCATATAGAGTTCAATGACTACAATGTGGATCTCCCCCTCGTCAGTTGGTTCTCTCCATGTAAAGTTCAATGACTACAATGTGGATCTCTCCCTCGTCAGTTGGTTCTCTCCATGTAGAGTTCTATGACTACAATGTGGATCTCTCCCTCGTCAGTTGGTTCTCTCCATATAGAGTTCAATGACTACAATGTGGATCTCTCCTCGTCAGTTGGTTCTCTCCATGTAGAGTTCTATGACTACAATGTGGATCTCTCCCTCGTCAGTTGGTTCTCTCCATGTAGAGTTCAATGACTACAATGTGGATCTCCTCCCTCGTCAGTTGGTTCTCTCCATAAAGAGTTCAATGACTACAATGTGGATCTCCCCCTCGTCAGTTGGTTCTCTCCATGTAGAGTTCAATGACTACAGTGTGGATCTCCTCCCTCGTCAGTTGGTTCTCTCCATATAGAGTTCAATGACTACAATGTGGATCTCCTCCCTCGTCAGTTGGTTCTCTCCATATAGAGTTCAATGACTACAATGTAGATCTCCCCCTCGTCAGTTGGTTCACTCCATGTAGAGTTCAATGACTACAATGTGGATCTCTCCTCGTCAGTTGGTTCTCTCCATGTAGAGTTCAATGACTACAATGTGGATCTCTCCTCGTCAGTTGGTTCTCTCCATGTAGAGTTCAATGACTTCAATGTGGATCTCTCCTCGTCAGTTGGTTCTCTCCTTATAGAGCTCCTCTAGAGGAGATCaatactttcaaaaaatggccACGAACATTGGGGAAAAGAGTATCAATTCATTTCCCACAGAACTCAATGCTATCCTTAACACCTCTGGctagttttttttcttggtaaTGTCTGAAAGTTCATTCCAAGCGCTAACAGAAAATCacttgaaatatatatgttcCCGCTGCGTTTATAGCTCAAAATTGTACTTGTTCACAATTTACAGCGATCCGCAGCAAATTCTTCCTATTCTCTAAAATATTACCCACCCGTTATTCTTACCCCTCTCATTTCTTTACTTTCTGCAGTACTTCCTCATTCCAtcatcaaatttaaacattgataattttactctaaaatacaatgtaatcattatttaatatgaaaaaatgcaCAACCGGGTTATGTAAagtttttctgcaatgatcgctaccttcataacccgcatgaattatcaaagaaagcattttattgtttagattAACACTCTTCCTTGTaactaattgataaattgattgtgAAAAGTTaataattcactaaattactgttaatgtacattatagctaaaagaaacagccaaatcgtctcctgtgagacttttatttgagtctgacatcatcatgaccatttcgtgcagtccgtgatttttcttaggtagctgaaggtttcgaccaatcgatagagcgggcgtgtcaatttcagttcTGTCAGTTTCTTGACAGTTTCAgccgatttcgaccaatcgataaacggggcgtgtagatctcagtctggctgtttctgtagacctatatttacattcagtgtaaaTTTCCCCttttgtttgcattggaaatctgcgacgttcaattttctttgaatgcactttgctaattcatgcgccatgagcacaaatataaacgtctTCACGTGTTttgagcatatttttttttgtaagattaaatgaaactttcaatcttacatgaccaatttgatatgtacttttgaaaaacaatcaatatcataaatctactccttaataaaaaagatttttctccacTAAGATTCTGGCACTAAATTTTTTGTCTTGGAAGCTAACAGAATAACATGTTGATGtagctgttccatgtatgtttcatatccctgactaagagTGTAAATAATGGCTTTATAGCGGCGATAAGAAATAtatcatacaaatagacatcagtatgaaAATATAGATAAAAGCATTGGATGCttttttttggatgtcgtcggtcctttACCGCACCAATCGGTGCAAACAATTTACCATCCCGCGCTAACGcacggtattcaatttgtctgcaccacttggtgtgtcataggaccgacgacatccaaaaataagcattcaatgcttaaatgaaTTAACTATTAGTCTCGgtaagaaaaagaggaaataatacttggtagatgtaaatatatcggTAATTAATTCAGCCAATCACACAAGCCCTACGTTTTTCTGCTCGGCTCAATCTCGGTATTAACACTTCGCTGATGTCAACACCCGGTGCATTAGTACTCTCATTCCATTTAGGCCTTTTATTTAACATATCGATCTAGTCAttccatatttttttctcatcgTTTTCTGTTGGTAATAATGCTGAGAAGGTAAACTCAGATTTCATCCGACATCATTTTCAACTTCAGTGAAATGATTTACATTAATCCAAATATCTAAAATCGAAAGAACCCCCCCtcccaaatatttttattatgcagAGGTTAAAAACAATCAAGGTTACATCACACATGATAGATTTATGGAATATctcttttgaaatataatttcacattttactattatatgaatcgttattttttttaaattaaaaattgtttgggTTGCCAATATGAATTCCTGAGCTGCagatttgcaaaataaaataattcaggTATAATAAATCAGAagggatacatgtacatatcatttTACGATCCATTGAATACAACTTAGATAATGCAGTTCACCTTAATCTTGATGAAAGATTTCAGAAAAAGGCCATTCAAAAATTTCggaataattatacatgtaataattttaattgattgactttattttgaattattaatttcTTGTGTTACCCTAAATGTAAATAACTCAATATTTAAGTATATGTTAAAGAGAGATTTGAACTAGTCTATCAGCTGAGAGCATGCAGTTAATACTGAAACAGTGAGCGAAGCAAAATGTCCTAGCCTTCAAATTCTCATCCgtatacattaaaatatccTCTGATACACATAAAACTAGCAATTTAACTAAAAACAATTTAGGTTAGGACGAACCCCAGTCTTTGTAATGGACTGTAACCCCTCTTTTCCCACCTGAATCATTTTGTGGGTATGTCTTTTCGTCTATCGTTCTTTAATGTTGAATTGTAAAAGTGAAGCGCTGATGTGTACTTAATTCCGATTGTTTGTGATTTCCATTAGTTCTAATTAGGAATGAATTTCATTTGAACCGtgcagaaaatatttaaatagtgCTTTAATCCAGCTTGATTATGTTACAAAGTATTCATACAAAGTGCATATGAGTTCAACCCTGTATTATTTATAATCTCTACGGACCTAACACATTTCTTTTCATTCTATTGATAACACTTAATGAGGGTAGAAGTTAATATTGTCGATCACTTATGATGATTACCTGTGCACAGACCGCTCAATATTTGTTGACAACTAACATTCAGAGCGGAGAGACGTACATATGCTGGAGAGAAAAAGAATAAATGCAATCAAAACCGCATGATGGGGActgtttatttctcttttaaaactGCATTATGTTTGTACGTAGTGTATTTTGTCTGTGCATACAATATTACCGACGAGGACCAGCTCCACAAAGATCTGTTCACAAACTACAACAACGAACTCCGTGCTGGAAATGACCGGGACTTTCCACTCAACGTATCCATGACATTCTATTTGATGGCCATCAAAGAATTCGTGGAGGCCACGAGTAAATTCTCTGTAAATGGCGTATTTTCGATAACGTGGCGAGACGAACGATTATCTTGGAACCCAGCGATGTACCAAAATATTCAGAAGACAATGGTTTCTCAAAATAAGATCTGGTTGCCAACCATGATAATCTCAAACCCGTTTAAAGAAGCTCACGGACTTGGGAGTGATTTGGTTAAGATCTACCTTTTTAGTGATGGTTCGTGTGTTTGGATCATCATGCAGTCTTTCGAAGTTATATGTGATGCCAACGTGAAATATTATCCTTTTGATAAGCAGTTTTGTTCTCTAAGATTCGGCACATACGGGTTTGACAGAAATTGGCTGAATATAACCTTTCCAACTTCTAAAATTGGTATGATTCATTATGAGGAAAATGGCTTATGGGAGATTGAGAACACAGCGGCATACTGTACCGCCGACCATGGACCGGTGGAAGTAGTCTTTGAACTCTACATGAAACGTCGATCTACTTACTACGTAGCAAGTTTGTTAGTCCCTATGACGTTTGTAGCTGTTTTACAGTCATTCGTTTTCCTACTTCCGAACGAGTCGGGAGAGAGGATAGGATTTTCCGTGACAATGTTACTGGCGAGCGTCGTGTTTCTGACTCTTATTCAGGAGAAACTTCCGGAATCATCCGAGCCCAGCGTCTCCATACTGGGTTACCTGTTGCTAGGATACATTACTCTCGGGGGTATACAAACTCTAGCCGTTATACTCAGTTCTAACTTTTTCATACAAACCAAACCTGTCCCAAAGTGGTTGAAAATAATATCATGTCAAGAGCTGACCAAAGTAGAAGATAAACCTCCGAGGAAAAAGAGTGAAGAAAATTCAGTTAAAGAGCTCGATGATGATTCTTTGAAAGAGAAATACGAAGTGTGTTGGAGGAAGATAAGTAGATCATTCGATCGAGTATGCTTTATATTGTCTTTGATCGTATTTGCTATTCAAATAAGCATTTACATTGCTATGGTTTACATATGatgatgatatatatatagagagagagagacagagagagagagagaaagagagagagaaatggaGTATTGTGTTATCCTCTGCTaaactctttctctctctctctctcatactgGATGTTTGAATGTGTTATGTAAAGACACAAACATACTTTGAGAATATGTCTAAATTATTGCCTTTTTTCACTGATCTTAAATCATAATTTGCTTCAAGAGTGGTATTTTATGATTGCAGTACGATTAACGTTAAAGAATTGAATATTTGCAATATCTATGAGCGGCgaaaagggtaaaaaaaaagaaagttattGCGAAAcgaacaaaaattttaaaaacgaaCTCAAATACTAAATAGACCAGCTTTAATCCATATCATTTTGCAAAATCAACAGGCACGGATGCAAAACAAACGATCATCGATGCAATACCAACAGTCATTCACTGAAttaacacccctgcgaatgttcggaatgttttctttattgttgCTAAGTATTTAATAAGttcagaggtgctcgaatgaaagttcacgagacttccccTAGATTATTTCATATCTtttcatatcctactttgatttatgttaaaacatgaaatcaaATAAGATATAAGTATTTCTTATTTCATCATTTAGtggttatttaaactaaacgattatATTCAGAACGGAGTTAGCGTTCGTGTTCAaacactctacacgtggttaaaaatataaacattgggttgcttttGGTGCGCAATacgatattttttgaaaaagaatggaagtctgttttgtataaaaacttggTATATTGAGTTATTCTCAAGggacattctgcataaaatagtctgtttcactattactaggtcaggcgcggatcgaaaataaattcttatgtgtgtgtgtgtggggggggggggggggggggttcgctACTAAGTATGTGAAGTGGATGCATTAGCAGGAAAAACCTATAATTTCTATTGTTACATTTATTCCCAACACTCATTTTATCCActaattaataaagataaaggataaaatttataaacgtcaaaatgttttatttgactACAAATACCTATAGATTCTAGGAAAttgactataaacacgaggcacgatttttactgcgaaactgaaagggtcacgTGGTTTTAATTTAtgtgacaataacattcgcaaaAATTTTGAGGTATGAGGAGAAATCGTACCCAAGAGAAAACTTACCCTTGACTTATGGCTAGGGAACATTTTCATGCGCTGatccagatttttttaaatggaggGGTCCGACGGATATTTAGGTTTGCCAGAGCTGGGGTGGGGGTGGAGGTTCTGAGGCATATTTTCGGTAATTTTACTAAgcaaatttatgaaatttgattccaggggaatgggggggggggggggtaaacaaaaagatttttttaaagattaagatTCAATATTCTGTGTAATTAACAATCATTCAAACCAATCGCAAAATATATGGAACATTACTCGCCGCAAATATTACAACAGTGATAATAAGTAACACATTCTCCTCCTCCCCCTCCCCTAACGGATCaggatttttatgatttgcgaattaaacttttttttaggcttgtcaagattttaaGGATAGATCTCCCCCTCCCCCGATGACCATGTACTGTGCAATTATTTCATGTACGTGGTTATTCAAACAATTATATGCACCAGCAAAAATGATacatatgtttattgtttattgcgtaagttattttattgcattagaacagtttttaactattttatttcttgttaaGATTTCTCCAAGGTACGTTTTTTTTCTACCCTACGCACCCTAATTCGTAGGTACATTTTCTCCGTgttacgttttctccaggataCTAATTCTCCTGATACCTTTTCGCACGCCATCTAAAGCGTTTATTCagtgtgtcatgttgtaaattttgtatttactgccacccggtaaattcaaaatttacaacatgacaaatgAATGACGG
The nucleotide sequence above comes from Magallana gigas chromosome 2, xbMagGiga1.1, whole genome shotgun sequence. Encoded proteins:
- the LOC105342759 gene encoding acetylcholine receptor subunit beta-type unc-29-like, which codes for MMGTVYFSFKTALCLYVVYFVCAYNITDEDQLHKDLFTNYNNELRAGNDRDFPLNVSMTFYLMAIKEFVEATSKFSVNGVFSITWRDERLSWNPAMYQNIQKTMVSQNKIWLPTMIISNPFKEAHGLGSDLVKIYLFSDGSCVWIIMQSFEVICDANVKYYPFDKQFCSLRFGTYGFDRNWLNITFPTSKIGMIHYEENGLWEIENTAAYCTADHGPVEVVFELYMKRRSTYYVASLLVPMTFVAVLQSFVFLLPNESGERIGFSVTMLLASVVFLTLIQEKLPESSEPSVSILGYLLLGYITLGGIQTLAVILSSNFFIQTKPVPKWLKIISCQELTKVEDKPPRKKSEENSVKELDDDSLKEKYEVCWRKISRSFDRVCFILSLIVFAIQISIYIAMVYI